The following proteins are co-located in the Acidicapsa acidisoli genome:
- a CDS encoding RNA polymerase sigma factor yields the protein MQESGSPVLLEHLFRRESGRIVAWLAGLLGSAHLQLAEDAAQEAMLRAVQTWPFQGIPPKPEAWLFRTAHNYAISSVRRSGVFNGKADALIAALESGAQPILDLDAEQSLRDDELRMVFMCCHPKLVPDAQVALSLKLVGGFSKEEIARIFFSEPATIAQRLVRAKRLIREQKLALTMPSNGQLEQRVNSVLKVIYLMFSGGYAAHAGEDLIRADVCLEALRLGRLVASSSMGAPRVDALVALMALQAARLPARTDAAGDLVLLEEQDRNLWDDELIAIGFSYFDRSIAGDEISEWHVQAAIASIYASAASSTEIDWVSILEHYDQLMEMTDSPVVALNRAVVVMKVHGAEAALAALTPLAGNNALQKYHLLPATQGHVLAALGRLEEARAAFSAALECDCTLPEKRFLQRRLATISM from the coding sequence ATGCAAGAATCAGGCAGTCCTGTGTTGCTGGAGCATCTATTCCGCCGAGAGTCTGGACGGATTGTTGCCTGGCTCGCGGGACTGCTTGGTTCGGCCCATCTTCAACTCGCGGAAGATGCCGCACAAGAGGCCATGCTCCGCGCCGTGCAGACCTGGCCATTCCAGGGGATTCCTCCAAAGCCCGAGGCCTGGCTCTTTCGCACCGCGCATAACTATGCAATCTCGTCGGTCCGGCGGAGTGGTGTTTTCAACGGCAAGGCCGATGCGCTGATTGCGGCTCTTGAAAGTGGCGCCCAGCCCATATTGGATCTTGATGCAGAGCAAAGCCTGCGCGACGATGAACTGCGTATGGTTTTTATGTGTTGCCATCCAAAGCTTGTCCCGGATGCGCAGGTAGCGCTAAGCCTGAAACTTGTTGGCGGATTCAGCAAGGAGGAGATCGCCCGCATCTTCTTCTCCGAGCCAGCTACGATTGCGCAACGTTTGGTGAGAGCAAAACGGCTGATTCGCGAACAAAAGCTGGCGCTGACCATGCCTTCCAACGGTCAGCTCGAGCAGAGAGTCAACTCAGTGCTCAAGGTGATTTACCTGATGTTCAGCGGGGGCTATGCCGCACATGCCGGGGAAGACCTCATCCGTGCCGATGTCTGCCTGGAAGCTCTGCGCTTGGGAAGGCTGGTTGCGTCCTCTTCGATGGGTGCTCCGCGGGTCGATGCCCTCGTCGCATTGATGGCGTTACAGGCGGCACGCCTGCCTGCACGCACGGACGCGGCCGGAGATCTCGTTTTATTGGAGGAGCAGGACCGCAACCTGTGGGACGATGAACTAATCGCAATCGGTTTTTCGTACTTCGACCGATCCATCGCTGGAGACGAGATCTCCGAGTGGCATGTCCAGGCTGCCATCGCGTCAATCTATGCGAGCGCCGCCAGTTCGACAGAGATTGACTGGGTGTCCATACTTGAGCACTATGACCAGCTTATGGAGATGACGGATTCACCGGTTGTAGCACTGAATCGCGCGGTTGTCGTTATGAAGGTGCATGGCGCGGAGGCGGCCCTGGCTGCATTGACACCTCTCGCAGGAAACAATGCCTTGCAGAAGTATCATCTGCTTCCCGCAACACAAGGCCATGTGCTGGCAGCGCTTGGACGGCTGGAGGAAGCGAGGGCGGCGTTTTCAGCGGCGCTGGAGTGCGACTGCACCCTGCCGGAGAAGCGCTTCTTACAGCGTCGGTTAGCGACGATATCGATGTAA
- a CDS encoding vitamin K epoxide reductase family protein yields MRYLIALLALAGVVVAGLALHVHYSTDTQPCSINEKWDCGIVNHSPYAVVGPVPVAAIGIAGYAMMLVLALARRKRLVLAAAVTGLGFSLYLTHIEKDVLLVWCVYCVTSLGIISLITLAALGWLFLVRKRVA; encoded by the coding sequence ATGCGATATCTGATTGCTCTTCTGGCGTTGGCGGGGGTGGTGGTGGCGGGACTGGCGCTGCACGTTCATTACTCGACGGATACTCAGCCCTGCTCGATCAATGAGAAGTGGGATTGCGGGATTGTGAACCATTCGCCGTATGCGGTGGTTGGGCCGGTGCCGGTGGCGGCGATTGGGATTGCCGGTTACGCGATGATGCTGGTGCTGGCGCTGGCGCGGCGGAAGCGGCTGGTGTTGGCTGCGGCGGTGACGGGTTTGGGGTTTTCGCTGTATCTGACGCATATTGAGAAAGATGTTCTTCTGGTTTGGTGCGTGTACTGCGTTACTTCGCTGGGGATTATTTCGCTGATTACTCTGGCGGCGCTGGGATGGCTGTTTTTGGTGCGGAAGAGGGTTGCATGA
- a CDS encoding GGDEF domain-containing protein has product MSLLSWFDNRTLFGCQCVLAIMFATLFLCMSRVYPMVRGIRSISFAFLLGIPCTFLALSRGHISDFLSVDIANVLAAGGFILLYCGVVQFVGGKIRLWLVTVPSGLALGVVYYYSEVRPNILPRIVVMGMIQALLVGLTAWELLRTSADTSSRRANRSTARFFGILLTIQAALCVVRSVLSVILGAPNNLMQGDIVQTSTMLMNLVYLAVYGLCFLAMAGHEMIQRSQEESETDSLSGAFNRRGIELKLNAELKRSNRSQMKLSIALVDVDHFKSINDRFGHAAGDEAIRGVSLAISKCLRGVDYLGRYGGDEFLLVLPLTTIDEASIVLERVKQVIESLEIRDDFGPLTLSIGLTEASPEDDAVTLIARADEALYMAKSDGRNCMRSRMPQRTFPEAARRTDREAAKM; this is encoded by the coding sequence ATGTCTCTGCTCTCGTGGTTCGACAATCGGACACTCTTCGGCTGCCAGTGCGTGCTTGCGATCATGTTCGCCACGCTCTTTCTCTGTATGAGCCGGGTATATCCGATGGTTCGAGGCATTCGTTCGATTAGCTTTGCATTTCTGCTGGGTATTCCTTGCACATTTCTGGCGTTGTCGCGGGGACACATTTCGGATTTTCTTTCGGTGGATATTGCCAACGTGCTGGCGGCTGGCGGCTTCATTCTTCTGTACTGCGGAGTGGTCCAATTCGTTGGTGGGAAGATCAGACTGTGGCTCGTGACGGTACCGTCGGGGCTGGCCCTTGGGGTGGTTTATTACTACAGCGAGGTACGGCCGAATATATTACCTCGCATTGTAGTCATGGGGATGATCCAGGCGCTGCTTGTTGGATTAACGGCCTGGGAACTTCTTCGGACGTCCGCAGACACCTCGTCGCGGCGTGCCAATAGAAGCACGGCTCGATTTTTCGGGATTCTTCTGACAATTCAGGCGGCGCTTTGCGTTGTACGTTCCGTGCTTTCCGTGATCCTCGGGGCTCCAAACAATCTCATGCAAGGCGATATCGTTCAGACTTCAACGATGTTGATGAATCTTGTTTATCTTGCTGTCTACGGGCTGTGTTTTCTCGCAATGGCCGGGCACGAGATGATTCAACGCAGCCAGGAGGAATCGGAGACGGACTCGCTTTCGGGTGCATTCAACCGGCGCGGCATAGAGTTAAAACTAAACGCAGAGTTAAAGCGAAGTAACCGCAGCCAGATGAAACTCAGCATCGCTTTGGTGGATGTCGATCACTTCAAATCGATCAACGACCGGTTTGGCCATGCCGCAGGAGATGAAGCAATTCGCGGGGTCTCGCTCGCAATCTCAAAGTGCCTGCGTGGAGTGGACTACCTAGGGCGATATGGAGGCGACGAATTTCTGCTCGTGTTGCCCCTGACTACGATCGACGAGGCGTCAATCGTGCTCGAACGAGTGAAACAGGTGATCGAAAGCCTTGAGATACGGGATGACTTCGGCCCTCTTACGCTGAGCATCGGTTTGACTGAGGCGAGTCCCGAGGACGACGCGGTCACTCTGATTGCGCGCGCCGACGAGGCCCTGTATATGGCAAAGAGCGATGGCCGAAATTGCATGCGGAGCAGGATGCCGCAGCGCACGTTCCCGGAGGCCGCCCGGCGAACCGATCGGGAAGCGGCGAAGATGTAA
- a CDS encoding EamA family transporter, protein MSTLLVIDTPLRERMNYRLILAFFAIYVIWGSTFLAIRIAVLLVPPWLCAGIRFFTAGTILFVFARLRGTPWPTLREWRSLGIIGVLMFSATYGALFWGEQFVPSGITSVLEATLPLMTVLLEVFVLRQQRFRWSAMLAVAVGFSGVALMTLRDGKQAFGVVPCLVILGGSLSWSLGAVLSRSLVMPESRVITAGAEMMLGGGLLLVLSLVSGELHPFPAIPLKAGLALVYLIVAGSLIGFTAFVWLLGRMPASRVASHAYVNPIVAIALGYFVASEAITPRTLLGAGLVLGSVVLTMRGKWSA, encoded by the coding sequence ATGAGCACTTTACTGGTTATAGATACGCCTCTTCGCGAACGGATGAACTACCGTTTGATTCTCGCATTCTTCGCGATTTATGTGATTTGGGGATCGACATTTCTGGCGATACGGATTGCGGTTCTGCTGGTGCCACCGTGGCTGTGCGCGGGGATTCGATTCTTTACCGCGGGGACGATTCTGTTTGTGTTCGCGCGGCTGCGAGGGACTCCGTGGCCGACGCTGCGGGAGTGGCGGAGCCTGGGGATCATTGGCGTGCTGATGTTCTCGGCGACGTATGGGGCGCTGTTCTGGGGTGAGCAGTTTGTGCCTTCCGGGATCACCTCGGTGCTGGAGGCTACGCTGCCGCTGATGACTGTGCTGCTCGAGGTTTTTGTGCTGCGGCAGCAGAGGTTTCGCTGGAGCGCAATGTTGGCAGTTGCGGTGGGATTCTCCGGCGTGGCGCTGATGACGCTGAGGGATGGAAAACAGGCGTTTGGGGTTGTTCCGTGCCTGGTGATCCTGGGTGGTTCGCTGAGCTGGTCGCTGGGGGCTGTGCTTTCCCGGTCGCTGGTGATGCCGGAGTCCAGGGTGATTACGGCTGGGGCGGAGATGATGCTGGGAGGGGGACTGCTGCTGGTGCTTTCGCTGGTTTCGGGCGAGCTGCATCCGTTTCCTGCCATTCCGCTGAAGGCCGGGCTAGCGCTGGTCTATCTGATTGTTGCGGGGTCGCTGATCGGGTTTACGGCGTTTGTGTGGCTACTGGGGCGGATGCCGGCCAGCCGCGTCGCGAGTCATGCGTATGTGAATCCGATTGTGGCCATTGCGCTGGGCTATTTTGTGGCTTCGGAGGCGATTACTCCGCGGACCCTCCTTGGAGCCGGGCTGGTGCTGGGGAGTGTTGTGCTGACGATGCGCGGTAAGTGGTCAGCTTGA
- a CDS encoding PP2C family protein-serine/threonine phosphatase, with protein sequence MKAGMLVAVLVGAIRTAVRFSPDPLAVLRELNLRLLGRGDVQATCVSLRIAKDGEVTLANAGHLPPYLNGEPITMEGALPLGIIEGAEFSVMHFQLEDGDKLVLMSDGIVEATDAKGQLFGFERIRDLLRTVTKASEVASAAQSFGQEDDISVISVTRTAVLDPSIA encoded by the coding sequence CTGAAGGCCGGGATGCTGGTCGCGGTCCTGGTAGGGGCGATCCGCACGGCGGTCCGATTCAGTCCCGATCCGCTTGCTGTGCTGAGAGAACTGAACCTTCGCCTCCTGGGACGTGGCGACGTCCAGGCAACATGCGTCTCACTCCGCATTGCGAAGGATGGCGAGGTGACACTGGCCAATGCTGGCCACCTGCCTCCCTACCTAAACGGAGAACCGATAACGATGGAGGGTGCTCTGCCGCTGGGTATTATCGAAGGCGCAGAGTTTTCCGTGATGCACTTTCAACTGGAGGACGGCGACAAGCTGGTGCTGATGTCAGACGGGATTGTCGAGGCCACGGACGCGAAGGGACAATTGTTTGGCTTCGAGCGTATTCGCGACCTGTTACGCACCGTAACCAAGGCATCAGAAGTGGCCAGCGCGGCCCAGAGCTTCGGCCAGGAAGATGACATCAGCGTTATCTCTGTAACACGGACAGCAGTGCTTGATCCTTCTATTGCGTGA
- the rsfS gene encoding ribosome silencing factor — protein sequence MATPETRRQLLVAVAACDDKKGEDTRILELDPADSGLADFFLITSATNDRQVVAIADEIELRLKKDFGLYATSVEGRRQAEWILLDYTDIVIHVFLAEKRAFYDIERLRKSARNLTSAEVEAELAHALAEKTRAVRSSSSKAAKKSAKVAPGKSPATKATKPKSPSANTSNKGDSTVTAKPAKKAVKKAAAKPAKAVKANSTAKTSTPKVVAKPALKLAAKPAKKAAATPVGVLAPTATGIPGKEFADNLGAKPPILKCEDPDAASSVSIAASAAPKPAKTAPKKAAKKAPVKAAAKKSKGK from the coding sequence ATGGCAACTCCGGAAACCCGCCGCCAGCTCTTGGTCGCCGTCGCAGCCTGCGACGATAAAAAAGGCGAAGATACTCGCATCCTCGAACTCGATCCCGCAGACTCCGGTCTCGCTGACTTCTTTCTCATCACTTCGGCCACCAACGACCGTCAGGTCGTCGCCATCGCCGATGAAATCGAATTGCGTCTCAAGAAAGACTTCGGTCTCTACGCGACCTCGGTTGAAGGCCGCCGCCAGGCCGAGTGGATTCTCCTCGACTACACCGACATCGTCATCCACGTCTTCCTCGCGGAAAAGCGCGCTTTCTACGACATTGAGCGCCTTCGCAAGTCCGCCCGCAATCTCACCTCGGCCGAGGTAGAGGCAGAACTGGCTCACGCTCTCGCCGAGAAGACGCGCGCCGTTCGCAGCAGTTCCTCGAAAGCAGCAAAGAAGTCCGCGAAAGTCGCACCCGGCAAGTCCCCCGCAACCAAGGCCACAAAACCGAAGTCCCCATCGGCGAATACGTCTAATAAAGGAGACTCAACAGTGACCGCGAAGCCTGCAAAGAAGGCTGTCAAAAAAGCCGCAGCCAAACCGGCCAAAGCAGTGAAGGCCAACTCCACAGCCAAGACATCCACTCCAAAAGTGGTAGCGAAACCGGCCCTGAAATTGGCCGCAAAGCCGGCGAAAAAAGCAGCAGCAACGCCCGTTGGCGTTCTTGCTCCCACGGCAACCGGGATTCCGGGCAAGGAATTTGCGGATAACCTCGGCGCCAAGCCTCCGATTCTCAAGTGTGAAGATCCCGACGCAGCCAGCTCAGTGAGCATTGCCGCCAGCGCCGCTCCAAAACCAGCGAAGACGGCACCCAAAAAAGCAGCGAAAAAGGCCCCAGTCAAAGCGGCAGCCAAAAAGTCGAAAGGCAAATAG
- a CDS encoding CGNR zinc finger domain-containing protein — MPQAENAHVKPFELIAGHVALDLVNTVDHRFGPPAPQERLVTYDDLLRFALQSGIITDRQAKKLRRSEASLAERETILRQVRDLREALAAVAYAQLENNEIPASSLATLEDHFKQAAARRHLVAGNLLLVWNWSGLSREIAAPWWRLSQAAADLLLSDQSAHIRCCSSETCRWLFLDTSKNHTRRWCEMKTCGNRMKARRFHARQSENE, encoded by the coding sequence ATGCCGCAAGCGGAGAATGCCCACGTCAAACCATTCGAGCTGATCGCAGGCCACGTCGCGCTCGACCTCGTCAACACAGTCGATCACCGTTTCGGCCCGCCCGCTCCGCAGGAGCGCCTCGTCACTTACGACGACCTCCTTCGCTTCGCCCTCCAGTCCGGGATCATCACAGACCGCCAGGCAAAGAAACTACGCCGCAGCGAAGCTTCCCTCGCCGAGCGTGAAACGATCCTCCGGCAAGTCAGAGACCTCCGAGAAGCCCTCGCCGCCGTAGCCTACGCCCAGCTCGAAAACAACGAAATCCCAGCCTCCAGCCTGGCGACCCTTGAAGATCACTTCAAGCAAGCCGCCGCGCGCCGCCATCTCGTCGCAGGAAACCTCCTGCTCGTATGGAACTGGTCCGGCCTAAGCCGTGAGATCGCCGCACCCTGGTGGCGCCTGTCCCAGGCCGCAGCCGATCTCCTTCTGTCCGACCAGTCCGCTCACATCCGCTGCTGCTCCAGCGAAACCTGCCGCTGGCTCTTTCTCGACACCAGCAAGAACCACACCCGCCGCTGGTGCGAGATGAAAACCTGCGGCAACCGCATGAAAGCCCGAAGATTCCACGCCCGACAGTCCGAAAACGAGTAA
- the nadD gene encoding nicotinate (nicotinamide) nucleotide adenylyltransferase — protein sequence MPGCGGVAFFGGSFDPPHLGHIAIARAAMKSLGLNQILFAPVGLQPLKPAGSSASFEHRVAMTRLAIANQPGFELSLLDAPNPAGAPSGNSPNYTFDTLTKLRQSQPEDTPLYLLMGADSFRTMHHWYRSGEIPFLASLIVAPRPGEDLSHLPADLLPDLRLEALPNQSNHYLLTNSAGDSSKLTILSGLNYDISATQLRAQVHGGDCCEPQLLDPAVLEYIRQHRLYEQS from the coding sequence TTGCCGGGTTGCGGTGGTGTGGCGTTTTTTGGAGGCAGTTTCGATCCTCCGCACCTTGGTCACATCGCGATAGCTCGTGCCGCCATGAAATCGCTTGGTCTGAATCAGATTCTATTCGCACCGGTCGGCCTTCAGCCCCTCAAACCCGCCGGCTCCTCCGCCAGCTTCGAGCACCGTGTCGCAATGACCCGTCTGGCCATCGCCAACCAGCCGGGCTTTGAACTTTCCTTACTCGATGCACCGAATCCAGCCGGCGCACCCTCCGGCAACTCGCCAAATTACACCTTTGACACCCTGACCAAACTTCGGCAATCCCAACCTGAGGACACCCCTCTCTATCTACTTATGGGTGCCGACTCATTCCGAACCATGCATCATTGGTACCGCTCCGGCGAAATTCCTTTCCTCGCCAGTCTTATCGTCGCCCCCCGACCCGGAGAAGATTTGAGCCATCTTCCAGCCGACCTGCTGCCTGATCTAAGACTCGAAGCACTCCCAAACCAGTCCAACCATTACCTCCTCACCAACTCTGCCGGAGACAGTTCCAAGCTCACCATCCTCTCTGGCCTCAACTACGACATCAGCGCCACTCAGCTTCGTGCCCAGGTTCATGGCGGTGATTGCTGCGAGCCCCAGCTCCTCGATCCCGCAGTACTCGAATACATCCGCCAACACCGCCTCTACGAGCAGTCTTGA
- a CDS encoding DinB family protein, translating to MIELSRRLLAAIDAAEPRLRVVSEAESLVPLLAGGWSRKQLLGHLIDSASNNHQRFVRALLAEALEFPRYDQDGNIRVQAVQETDWLLLVSLWASYNRYLAHVIARIPAGKLETVCRIGAGEPVTLRFLAEDYLGHLVHHLGQIGLG from the coding sequence ATGATTGAGTTGAGTCGGAGGCTTTTGGCGGCGATTGATGCGGCTGAGCCGCGATTGCGTGTGGTGAGTGAGGCTGAAAGCCTGGTTCCGCTGCTGGCGGGTGGGTGGTCGCGTAAGCAGTTACTCGGACATTTGATTGATTCGGCTTCGAATAACCATCAGCGGTTTGTGCGGGCTTTGCTCGCGGAGGCGCTGGAGTTTCCCAGATACGATCAGGATGGGAATATTCGCGTACAGGCGGTGCAGGAGACGGATTGGTTGCTGCTGGTTTCGCTTTGGGCGAGTTATAACCGGTATCTGGCGCATGTGATTGCGCGGATTCCGGCGGGTAAGTTAGAGACGGTTTGCCGGATTGGGGCGGGTGAGCCGGTTACTTTGCGTTTTCTGGCTGAGGATTATCTGGGGCATCTGGTGCATCATCTTGGGCAGATTGGGTTGGGTTAG
- a CDS encoding YciI family protein → MPQYVLLLHSNGEAWKKLSPEEMQKKVEKYLAWRNKPFVVGGAGLVRDTGRVIRAKGDDVSVTEGPFSESAEVMGGFYTIEAADYDEAVKLSLDNPHIGLGTVEIRQVMVYNA, encoded by the coding sequence ATGCCACAATACGTACTCTTGCTACACAGTAACGGCGAAGCCTGGAAGAAGTTGAGCCCCGAAGAGATGCAGAAGAAAGTCGAAAAATATCTCGCCTGGCGAAACAAGCCCTTCGTCGTAGGCGGCGCGGGGCTGGTTCGGGATACAGGCCGGGTGATCCGGGCGAAGGGTGACGACGTGAGCGTGACCGAAGGTCCATTTAGCGAGTCGGCAGAAGTGATGGGCGGGTTCTACACCATTGAAGCGGCTGACTATGACGAAGCCGTCAAGCTCTCTCTCGACAACCCTCATATCGGTCTCGGCACCGTTGAGATTCGCCAGGTCATGGTCTACAACGCATAG